A window of Candidatus Goldiibacteriota bacterium genomic DNA:
AATAGGAATGCGGACAGGAACACTTACCGCGGGCAAAACAGCGTGGTTTGATGATTTTTACTTCCCGGGAAGCGTTGTATCAACGCCCACTTTCACGCATACCCCGACAGACACTTCAACAAGCACCGCGACAGACACTTTAACAAGCACCCCGACAGATACTTCAACAAGCACCGCGACAGACACTTCAACAAGTACCGCGACAGACACTTCAACAAGTACCGCGACAGACACTTCAACAAGCACCCCGACAGACACTTCAACAAACACCCCGACAGACACTTCAACAAACACCCCGACAGACACATACACGCAAACTCACACTTATACAAACTCGGCAACGCCCACGTCAACGCAGAATATATCGTTAACAGGTAAAATATTATTTTCCACAGACAGGGACGGAAACTGGGAAATATATTCGCGTGACCTTGAAACAGGGGTTGAAACAAACCTTACAAACAGCCCGGCAAATGAATTAAACCCGTCTGTATCACCGGACGGTTTGTACGCGGTCTTTTACGGCGACGCGGACGGAGATAATGAAATATATCAGATTAATCTTGCGACGCTGCAGGTAATAAAGCTTACAGACAATACAGCAAGTGATTATGACCCTTCGTATTCGCCGGACGGTTCCAAAATTGTTTTTAAATCAAACCGCGATGACGGGTATGGCGATATTTTTATTATGTCATCTGACGGTACGGGGCAGCTTAACCTTACACCTTTGATGAACACAACCGAAGAGTGGGACCCTTGTTTTACGCGTGACGGAAGCCGCATTGTATTTGTTTCAAGGCTTGGCGCCGCAGCTGACAGCGATGAAATCTATATAATGGAATCAGACGGCCAGGCAATTACAAGGCTTACTGATAACACGGTGCCGGACTGGTATCCTTCGTGCAGCCCTGCTGAAGATAAGATACTTTTTATTTCAAAAGAACCTGCTGACTTGGATGATGGTATTTACACAATGAATTATTCGGGCACGTCAAGGCTGGCGCTGCTGCAGTCAGCGGGGGACGATAATGATCCGGCATATTATGATGACGGGCAGAAGGTTATTTATATAAATAATTCCGGCGGAGATTATGATATTTATATTGCGGATTCAGACGGCTCAAATGCGGCTTTGATTGGCGGTTCTTCTTTTGATGAACTCTGCCCGGTTTGGGTTAATACCGCTGTCTTAACTTTCACGCCCACGGCAACTGAAACGGACACACATACGTACACTTATACGCAGACTTCCACTTCAACCCATACCCCCACATACACGCATACAAACACAAATACCGTTCAGGACACGTTTACATCAACACACACGCACACCAATACAGACACCGTTCAAAACACATTTACCCCGACTTATTCACAGACCGGGACAAGTACTCCCGTAAATACTTTCACCTTCACATATTCGCAGACAAAGACAAACACCCCTCAGGATACTTTTACACAGACGCCGTCAGATACTTACACGATGACACATACCGCAACTTACACAAATACCCCTTCTTTCACGCACACTCCCACGCCTGTAAGCGCGGCGCTGCCGGTGGCCGGGGAAGAAGTTTATATATATCCAAATCCGTTTATACCGGGAAATCACACCGGTATAAATGGCGCTTATAGCGCCAAATACAGGCATGATAAAGTGCGTTTTCTTTTATACACTGTTTCTTTCAGGCTGATAAAAGAATTTGAATATAAAGTGGATAATCAGGCGGGAATAAATACAGTCAGTATTCCGGCAAAAAAACTTGCCGGGCTCAGTAACGGGGCTTATTATTATGTATTAACTGCAGAAGGGGAAAAAGGAATACAAAGGTTTAAAGCGGGCAGGATTATAGTGCTTAAATAATAAAACTCCATATATAGACGGTGCTGTTTATGTTCTTTGAATCTGTTTTGTTCCTGCTGCCATTAAAAACAGTTTTTGACTGCCGGCGCTTTGTTTAATACCATAAGTACAGAAAATAGGTATTGAAAGGGCGGCTGTTTTGGATAATAATAAGTGTATAAATGAATAATGGAGAGCCGATGAACGCTGAAAATCTTGTAAACACCGTCAAAAACCGCCTTAACAAACGCGCGGATAAGAAATACAGGGAAGTTCATGAAAAATCAATTATGGTTAATGCCAAAAAAATCATCGGCGCAAGGCTGCCTGTAATAAACGCGCTTGCCGCGGAGATTTACCAAAAAATAAAAAATACGGATATAGATGGAATTTTTAAGCTGTCGGACGCGCTTATTTCCTCGGGTATTTACGATGTAAGAAAAACAGGGATTGAAGTTATATGGAAGGCGAAAAAAAGATTCGAAAAAAGACATTTTGGATATGTTGGCAGGTGGGTTAAGGAGGAATTGGAAGACTGGGGCGACTGCGATTCTCTTGGCACGCACGTTGCCGCGGAATTTCTGTTTAAGTTTCCGGAGCTTCTGCCGAAAATCTTAAAATGGGCAGACAGTAAAAATTTTATAGTAAGGCGCGCCGCATGCGTTACGTTTATAGTGCCCGGTAAAAAGGGAATGTATTTAAAGGAGATATTCGGGCTTTCCTCAAAGCTGATGAATGACCCGCACGGCCTTGTGTTAAAGGGCTATGGCTGGGCGTTAAAGGAAGCGTCAAAGAAACACCAAAAGGAAGTTTTTAATTTTGTGTACGTTAACCGGCGCGCAATGCCAAGGACGGCGCTAAGGTACGCGATAGAAAAAATGCCGGAAAAATTAAGAAAAATGGCTATGGGGAAATAATGAAAATTATACGTAATAAAATTAAATTTGTTTTATTAATAATGTTTGTGTTGTTCGTTTCATGTGTTTATGCGAATTCGTATAAATATTATACAACGGCACAATACGGCAAGTATTCATCCATAGAAGGGAAATATGAAGTTGATAAAGATAATGTGATGAAGGTTCATGGTTATGAATTTATTATTGATGATACGGGAAGAAATAAGGAAATAACTTATTTTTATGATGGCAAGCCGGCAAAAGATCCGTTTTTTAATGTGTGCAACATAAAATTTAAATATGCTGATAATGAAGAGGTTAGAATATATTATGATGAGAAAGGACAGCCTACAAAAGATAATAGCGGTTCATACGATAGGCATATGCTAATTAATGGTAATGAGGCGGTATGTTATGCTCTAAATAACAGCGGGGATTTAGTTCCTTTTAATGGAGGATCCTACAAATTCTGGATGAAATTCGAAGAAGGTTTGGTTACTGAAATGAAATTTATGGATAAACAAGATAATTTTATTACTGATGATTATTTAGAATTTAAACAAAAAAGGTATTATGATGATGAAGGCAGGCTTAAATCATTAATCAGCTTTAATGATAAAAGTGAAAAAGCGTTGAATAAATTTGGCTATGCGGAAGTTAAATATGAATATGAAGACGAAGGCACGTTTGAAAGTGTGGGTTATTTTGATCAGCGGGGAGATCCGGTGGAAATAAAGGGCGGTTTAAATCGTAAAGTAAAAAAAATGGATAGCAAAGGAAGGGTGTTAATGAATGCAAGGTACAATTTAAAGGGTGAATTAATAACACATCGTTCAATTAAAGAAAGAGATTCATATGGGTCAATACTGAAAGAATATTTAATGGATTGTGACGGTTCTATTGTATCGGGAGAAGATGGTCTGGGAATTATTAAACGTGAATATGACAGTCAAAATCGGAAAGTGTCAGAGAAATATTACGATGCAAATGAAAATCTCATGCTGCTTGATCTTAATGGTTCTGCGGGTTTTCTTTATTTATATGATGAGACGGGAAAATTAGCAAGAATGGTCAGCCTTGGTATCGATGGTGCTCCGGTCTATAACAATAAATTAAATTTTTGTATTAAAGAATATTCCTATTTTCGCAGTGGAGATGTTTCGGAGATAAGATTCTTAGGCCCGGATAATGAACCGCTGGAAAATCCCGCAAATGCAAATGCGGTGAAAATAAAATATGAAAATATACCGGAGCAGGGAAGGCGAGATGCCGTTTTTATAGCACGCGATGGAAGTGAAATAAAACGAAGTTTTTATGGCAATTACTTTGAAACACAAATACTAATCACTAAAGAAAAGAAATAAGCCCGCGTTAGAATGGATTGTTTAAAAAATTAAGGTGGTGTTTTATGAAAAAAACTATTATGGCGGCGTGTATTTTAGTCCTTATATTTGGCGGAATTACAAAGGCTGAATACTGGTACCCGATAAGCGTAAACAGCAGCTGGAATTATGAGGGGTATTTTAAAGCGGAGCCAAAAAAGACCCTTAAAGTAAAGGCAGTAATAGCGGAAGAGCGTAAAATTGACGGTAAGAATTATTTTTTTTATAATGTACCGGGTTTTGATGTAAGGTTTTTTGTGCGCACTGAAGACACCGGCGGATATATGAAACTTATCAGATACCCTTATCCGCTCTTTAAATTCTTAAGCTATGACGTGGTATTAAAAAAAGAGGTCTTGTTTGTTAAGTATCCGTTTGTGGCCGGCGAAAAGTGGCATCAGGAAACAGAAGCCGCGGCGATGCTGTGGCCTATTGTAATAAACCGTAAAGTAAAAATGGACTTTGAAACAGTTGAAGTAAAAAAGGTTATATTTAAAGGCGAAGAAAAAGACGCGTGGCATGTACGTATTTTAATGGATCAGGGTGACGGAAAACCAAAAGAAGAAAATCACTGGTACATTGACGGCGAAGGCTACGTGGGCGGGGAAACTGCCGAACACAAGGTGATGCAGGCGGGTCTAAAGTTTAAGGACTGAAAAAAGCATATTGCGGCACCGGAAGAGAAAAATGACGCGCGGCATTTAACAGGAGGTTGTATGGCTGAAACAAAAAATATAGCGGTAGTGGTTCCAAGCCTTCGCAATATGTACACGGTGCAGATGCTTTGGGCTATACAGGCAAGGGCTTATGATTCCGATTATGACCTGCTTGTTTATACCGTTAAGGCGGCGGACAAAAAAGGCGGGATAGATTACGTTTATAAGAAAATAGCGGATGAAAAAAAGGCACATGCCGCGATAATAATGGCTTATAACCTTAATGATGAACATAAAGCACTTATGGAAAAAGCCGGGGTTGTACCTGTGGTGGTGGAAGGAAAAAGCAATAATACATACAAGGTTTCTTCTGACAGTGAAAAAGGCGGTTATGAAGTCGGAAAATATATGGCACAGTGCGGTTACACTAACATAGGTTTTATTTCCGGAAATAAAGAAACTGCAGATTCTCAGAGAGAAAGGCTTGAAGGGTTTAAAAAGGGTTTAAAGGAGAAAGGTATTGAACTTCCGGAACATATGCAGTTTCAGGTTGAAGAGTATAATTATAAATCCGGAAAAGAGGCTTTTCGGTATATGTTTATGAATGAAGCGCGCGCGGTATTTGTGGCCGCGGGCGATTATGTGGCACAGGGTTTTATAAACGAAGCCAGAAAAAACGGCATAACCGTACCGGAACGTATCGCGGTAATAGGATATGACGATGTGGAAGCGTCAGGAGAACAGGAACTTACAACCGTGCGGCAGCCCATTGATGAAATGGGTAAGCAGGCGTTTGAAATGGCGGTAAGGGGCATTAATGAACCCTGGACCCAGCCTTTTGAAAAGATTATGAGAACAGAGCTTGTGGTAAGGAAGACGGCATAAGAACCGGAGGGACGGAAGGTCGGATGGTCAGAGGGACGGAAGGAACACCGGATGATTGTAGATTTGAAATGTCTGGTTTTAGTATTGGTAGACGCGGGTCTTCAGCCCGCGGCAGTATATATAATAACGTTATCATTGCAAAGATTTCCGGTTGAGGGAAAGATTTTACCGTCCCTCTGTGCATCTGTGCATCCGTCCCTCGTTTTCATTACTTTCCCCTTTACCTGCCCTATTTTTTGTTGTATTATTAACTTCGTTGTTTAAAACCGCAGTAAAATAAACCAATTTTATTAATCTACAGGAGGTAGTGAAATGAGCTGCATAGAACGGATACATGCAAGACAGGTAATAGATTCACGCGGTAATCCTACAGTTGAAGCGGATGTAATTCTTAGCGACGGCACAATGGGAAGGGCTGCAGTGCCTTCAGGCGCGTCCACAGGAACAAAAGAAGCTGTTGAACTCCGTGACGGCGACAAGAAAAAATGGGGCGGCAAGAGCGTATTAAAAGCCGTTGACAATGTTAATGAAAAAATAGCAAAAGAATTAAAGGGAATGAGCGTTTCTGACCAGGCCGGGCTTGATAAAAAGATGATAGAAATTGACGGTACGCCTACAAAGGCAAAACTTGGTGCCAACGCGATTCTTGCGGTTTCAATGGCTGCGGCAAAAGCGGCGGCACAGCTTCATGGTCTTCCGTTATACCGTTACCTTGGCGGATTCAATGCTAAACAGCTTCCGGTTCCTATGGCAAACGTAATAAACGGCGGAGCACACGCTGACAGCAATGTGGACATTCAGGAATTTATGATAATGCCTGTCGGCGCGCCGTCATTCAGCGAAGCCATGAGATGGGGAGCGGAAACTTTTCACGCTTTAAAGTCAGTTATAAAAGCAAGGGGATATAACACGGCGGTCGGCGATGAAGGCGGATTCGCGCCAAGCTGCAAATCAAACGAAGAACCGCTTCAGCTTCTTGTTGAAGCAATTGAAAAAGCCGGATACAAACCGGGTGTTGATATTTCAATAGCAATGGATCCTGCAGCGTCTGAATTTTATGATGAGGCTAAAAAAAGGTATATCTTCAAAAAATCCACAAAAGAAGAATTAACATCAGAACAGATGGTGGATTTCTGGATGAACCTTATCAGCAAATACCCGATTATATCAATTGAAGACGGAATGTCAGAACACGACTGGGCAGGACATAAGCTGTTTACGGATAAAGCGGGAAAGAAAATTCAGCTTGTAGGGGACGATTTATTTGTAACAAATCCGGCTATTCTGAAAAAGGGAATAGAAGCAGATACCTGCAATTCCATCCTTATCAAGGTAAATCAGATAGGCACGCTTACAGAGACGTTTGACGCGATTGAAATGGCAAAACGCGCGGGTTACACGGCTGTTGTATCACACCGTTCCGGTGAAACAGAAGACGCGACAATCGCGGACATTGCTGTCGCGACTAACGCGGGACAGATAAAGACCGGTTCGTTCTCCAGAACCGACCGTATCGCAAAGTACAACCAGCTGTTAAGGATAGAAGAAGAGCTGGGTGATTTAGCACAGTACAACGGCAGGGCAAATTTCTATAATTTAAGGTAGTAATTGATGTTATATAGAAGCCCGGTTTGCGTGGTTAAAGCGCAGCCGGGCTTTTTTTATTTGGATTTTATTTGTATTGGTAGACGCGGGTCTTTAGCCCGCGCGTTTTTGCTTTTTTGAGGTGGTTTATTATTTAATGTAGAGCCGTATCATGATACGGCTCGTTTTAAGGCGCAATACAACTGCCGCGGGCTGAAGACCCGCGTCTACCAGAACATTTTTAATATCTCGCTTCTGCTTAACAGCTTAATTGCTTAAACCGTTATTTTTTATGGGAGGGAAAACATGAAAAAGGAATTCAGAATACTGGCATTAGACGGCGGGGGTTTGCTTGGAATATATACTGCTGCCGTGCTTGCAAGGCTGGAACAGCACTACGGAAAAAAAGCCGCGGACCATTTTGACCTGATTGCCGTTACTTCTGCCGGGGCAATTTCCGGCGCCGCGCTTTCTGTGGGCGTCAGCGGCGTGAAACTGGTGCAGTTCTTCAGGGAAAAAGGGCCGGGAATATTCCATTATAACGTGGAGGGCAGTTTAACTGATTTCTTCAGAAAGATAAAACAGGTGCTGTTCACAAGCAAACATTCCAATGCGGAGCTTTTAAAGGCGTACAGGGAAATATATGGGGAAAAGACTTTTGCTGAAGCTGGTAATTATATGTGTATCTCCTCGTTTAACGTTACAAAAGGAGTGACAAGGGTGTTTAAAACCCCGCACCACCGGAACCTTGAAGAAAACCGCGGAATTAAACTGTGGCAGGCTGTGGCGTGTTCTTCTGCCGCGCCTACTTTTCTGCCGGAATATTTTCCGTGTTTTGCCGGTGAGGAAAACTGCGGCTATGTGGACGGCGGGTCGTGGGCAAATAATCCGGCTATGATGGGGCTTACAGAAGCTTATAAATATTTTGTCGGCAAAAAGAGAAAGTTTAAAAACGTGAAAATAGTATCCATAGCAAGTTTTGCCGAAGAGCTGAAAAGAAAGAAACAATTAAAATCAGTACGCGACTGGAGCTTTGGAATGGACTTTATGGGGCTTTTTATGACCGCGCAGTCCGCGTCTGTTGATTATATGATGGGGAATATGCTTAAAAATGTGAAGAGGGGCTATTTAAGAATAGAACCCGTGGTCACTGAAGAAATGGCAAAGATTTATACGGCTGATAATACATCGCGGGAAGTCCTTGATAAAATGGTGGAAGCCGGAAATAATTCCGCCGCAGAAGCGCTTTCAGGCGGAGAGTCAAAAAAGATGTTAGACGAAATATTTAAAACAAAAAAGGCTACAAATCCAAGGTTTTGATGTTTTGTTCCGGATTTTTTTGTACGGGTAATTTTTGTTAACGTAGAGATGCAATATATTGCGTCCAGGTCTTTTATTTAAAGGCGAGGCGTAATATATTACGCCTCTACGGTAAAATGCAAAACCGCGTTAAGACTTAATCATGCAAAATAAAAAACCCGCACTTTTTAAGGTGCGGGTTTTTTATTTTTTATATCTTATCTTGTTTTACTTCCTTTTTTGTCCTTGTTCCTTTGTTCTTGCCGAGCTGCTGAACTTCCGAGCTGCTGAACTTCCGAGCCGCTGAACTGCTTGTTTTACAGGTTAAACAGCATCTCCGAATATACCGGAACAGGCCATGCGGCTTCCGGCATTATTGTTTCCAGCGCGTCTATATCTTCCCTTAAAGAAGTAAAAGCAGTGAAAACTTTGTCCCTGTAAGTTTCCGCTTTTTTAACTGTTTCATCTATTTTAGCGGCTTTTCCAAGTTCTGCTTCAAGTGCTGCTGTCTTTTTTGAAGCTGACTCAAGAAGGAAAGTTACCTCTTCTAACAGCTGTGACTGCGTTTTTGTTGAAACGCCGGCCTGTTTTGCTTTAATTACAGCATCAGACAGTGATTCTGCGTATCTTATAACAGCGGGGATAAAGAGTGTCTTTGCCATTTTTAATGCTGTCTGGCCTTCTATGTTGATTATTTTAGCGTACTGTTCTATATAAATTTCGTACCTGCTGTGAAGTTCTTCATTGGAAAGCACGCCGTATTTTGCAAAAATATCTTTTGCTTTTTTGGTGGTAAATGCTTTGTGCGCGTCAACGGAGTTCTTAACATTTGGCAGTCCGCGTTTTTCGGCTTCCTTTTCCCATTCCGCGGAATACCCGTTGCCGTTAAAGATTACTTTCTTGTGGTTCTTAAGAACTTCCGCCACAATTGCCGAGGCCTCTTTTTTTACGTTCTTGGATTTTTCAAGGCGCGTCGCGAATTCATCAAATGCTTCCGCGGCTATGGTGTTTAATACTATGTTCGGGCTTGCGCATGACATGGCAGACCCCACCATCCTGAATTCAAACTTGTTGCCGGTAAAGGCAAAAGGCGATGTCCTGTTTCTGTCCGAATTATCAAGCGGGAAGCGGGGAAGAAGGTCAACGCCCATGTGAAGGAAAGAAGCGTCTTTCGCGATGAATTTTTCATTCTTTTCTATCTTGTCAAGAACCGCTGAAAGAAGCTCGCCTAAGTAAATGGAAATAATAGCAGGCGGGGCTTCATTGGCGCCAAGCCTGTGGTCATTGCCTGCAGACGCGCAGGTGCCGCGCAGCATATCCGCGTGTTTGTCAACTGACTGAATTAAAGCCGCAAGGAAAATTAAAAACTGCATATTGTCATGCGGTGTCGCTCCGGGTTCCAGAAGGTTCTGTCCGTCATCTGTGCTTAAAGACCAGTTGTTGTGTTTGCCGGAACCGTTTACGCCTTTAAAAGGTTTTTCATGAAGCAGGCAGACAAGGCCGTGCCTTAATGCTATGCGCTGCATTGTATCCATGACTATCTGGTTATGGTCAACGGCAAGGTTAAGGGTATTAAATACCGGCGCGTTTTCAAACTGTCCGGGGGCAACTTCGTTATGTCTTGTCTTTGACAGTACTCCAAGTTTCCAAAGTTCCTGGTCAAGGTCTGTCATGTAGGCAGACACCCTGTCTTTTATGGAGCCAAAGTACTGGTCTTCCAGTTCCTGTCCCTTGGGAGGGGGCGCGCCAAAAAGCGTGCGGCCTGTCATTATAAGATCCATTCTGGACATAAAGTACTCTTTTTCAATTAAAAAATATTCTTGTTCAGGCCCAAGTGTGGGTGTAACTTTTTTTGTTGTGGTATTGCCAAGGGCTTTTAAAAGCCTTAAAGCGTGTTTGGAAACCACTTCCATTGAGCGAAGTACGGGAATTTTCTTATCAAGCGCGACGCCGGTGTATGAATAAAAA
This region includes:
- a CDS encoding DNA alkylation repair protein, whose amino-acid sequence is MNNGEPMNAENLVNTVKNRLNKRADKKYREVHEKSIMVNAKKIIGARLPVINALAAEIYQKIKNTDIDGIFKLSDALISSGIYDVRKTGIEVIWKAKKRFEKRHFGYVGRWVKEELEDWGDCDSLGTHVAAEFLFKFPELLPKILKWADSKNFIVRRAACVTFIVPGKKGMYLKEIFGLSSKLMNDPHGLVLKGYGWALKEASKKHQKEVFNFVYVNRRAMPRTALRYAIEKMPEKLRKMAMGK
- a CDS encoding substrate-binding domain-containing protein; its protein translation is MAETKNIAVVVPSLRNMYTVQMLWAIQARAYDSDYDLLVYTVKAADKKGGIDYVYKKIADEKKAHAAIIMAYNLNDEHKALMEKAGVVPVVVEGKSNNTYKVSSDSEKGGYEVGKYMAQCGYTNIGFISGNKETADSQRERLEGFKKGLKEKGIELPEHMQFQVEEYNYKSGKEAFRYMFMNEARAVFVAAGDYVAQGFINEARKNGITVPERIAVIGYDDVEASGEQELTTVRQPIDEMGKQAFEMAVRGINEPWTQPFEKIMRTELVVRKTA
- a CDS encoding patatin-like phospholipase family protein, which codes for MKKEFRILALDGGGLLGIYTAAVLARLEQHYGKKAADHFDLIAVTSAGAISGAALSVGVSGVKLVQFFREKGPGIFHYNVEGSLTDFFRKIKQVLFTSKHSNAELLKAYREIYGEKTFAEAGNYMCISSFNVTKGVTRVFKTPHHRNLEENRGIKLWQAVACSSAAPTFLPEYFPCFAGEENCGYVDGGSWANNPAMMGLTEAYKYFVGKKRKFKNVKIVSIASFAEELKRKKQLKSVRDWSFGMDFMGLFMTAQSASVDYMMGNMLKNVKRGYLRIEPVVTEEMAKIYTADNTSREVLDKMVEAGNNSAAEALSGGESKKMLDEIFKTKKATNPRF
- a CDS encoding glutamine synthetase III — translated: MAKKKALKSPNPADCFGENVFNEKKMKALLSPAVFKELKKTLDFGFPMSKSTADAVATAMKDWAINRGATHYTHWFQPLTGITAEKHDSFITPVADGTIKMEFSGKQLIQGEPDASSFPSGGLRATFEARGYTAWDPTSPCFLKEDAEGDLTLYIPTAFYSYTGVALDKKIPVLRSMEVVSKHALRLLKALGNTTTKKVTPTLGPEQEYFLIEKEYFMSRMDLIMTGRTLFGAPPPKGQELEDQYFGSIKDRVSAYMTDLDQELWKLGVLSKTRHNEVAPGQFENAPVFNTLNLAVDHNQIVMDTMQRIALRHGLVCLLHEKPFKGVNGSGKHNNWSLSTDDGQNLLEPGATPHDNMQFLIFLAALIQSVDKHADMLRGTCASAGNDHRLGANEAPPAIISIYLGELLSAVLDKIEKNEKFIAKDASFLHMGVDLLPRFPLDNSDRNRTSPFAFTGNKFEFRMVGSAMSCASPNIVLNTIAAEAFDEFATRLEKSKNVKKEASAIVAEVLKNHKKVIFNGNGYSAEWEKEAEKRGLPNVKNSVDAHKAFTTKKAKDIFAKYGVLSNEELHSRYEIYIEQYAKIINIEGQTALKMAKTLFIPAVIRYAESLSDAVIKAKQAGVSTKTQSQLLEEVTFLLESASKKTAALEAELGKAAKIDETVKKAETYRDKVFTAFTSLREDIDALETIMPEAAWPVPVYSEMLFNL
- the eno gene encoding phosphopyruvate hydratase, with product MSCIERIHARQVIDSRGNPTVEADVILSDGTMGRAAVPSGASTGTKEAVELRDGDKKKWGGKSVLKAVDNVNEKIAKELKGMSVSDQAGLDKKMIEIDGTPTKAKLGANAILAVSMAAAKAAAQLHGLPLYRYLGGFNAKQLPVPMANVINGGAHADSNVDIQEFMIMPVGAPSFSEAMRWGAETFHALKSVIKARGYNTAVGDEGGFAPSCKSNEEPLQLLVEAIEKAGYKPGVDISIAMDPAASEFYDEAKKRYIFKKSTKEELTSEQMVDFWMNLISKYPIISIEDGMSEHDWAGHKLFTDKAGKKIQLVGDDLFVTNPAILKKGIEADTCNSILIKVNQIGTLTETFDAIEMAKRAGYTAVVSHRSGETEDATIADIAVATNAGQIKTGSFSRTDRIAKYNQLLRIEEELGDLAQYNGRANFYNLR
- a CDS encoding PD40 domain-containing protein, whose product is IGMRTGTLTAGKTAWFDDFYFPGSVVSTPTFTHTPTDTSTSTATDTLTSTPTDTSTSTATDTSTSTATDTSTSTATDTSTSTPTDTSTNTPTDTSTNTPTDTYTQTHTYTNSATPTSTQNISLTGKILFSTDRDGNWEIYSRDLETGVETNLTNSPANELNPSVSPDGLYAVFYGDADGDNEIYQINLATLQVIKLTDNTASDYDPSYSPDGSKIVFKSNRDDGYGDIFIMSSDGTGQLNLTPLMNTTEEWDPCFTRDGSRIVFVSRLGAAADSDEIYIMESDGQAITRLTDNTVPDWYPSCSPAEDKILFISKEPADLDDGIYTMNYSGTSRLALLQSAGDDNDPAYYDDGQKVIYINNSGGDYDIYIADSDGSNAALIGGSSFDELCPVWVNTAVLTFTPTATETDTHTYTYTQTSTSTHTPTYTHTNTNTVQDTFTSTHTHTNTDTVQNTFTPTYSQTGTSTPVNTFTFTYSQTKTNTPQDTFTQTPSDTYTMTHTATYTNTPSFTHTPTPVSAALPVAGEEVYIYPNPFIPGNHTGINGAYSAKYRHDKVRFLLYTVSFRLIKEFEYKVDNQAGINTVSIPAKKLAGLSNGAYYYVLTAEGEKGIQRFKAGRIIVLK